The nucleotide sequence ATTGCACATATATCCGCGGACTTTGCCAAGCTGGAGACGTGGATTTTGCATGGAATGTTCTTCAAGACTTGCGATATAAAAGGCTTCCATACAATGATTACTGTTACAATGCTGTCATCTATGGTTTTTGCCAGAAAGGCCAGTTGAGCAAATCATTGATGGTTTTGGATGAAATGAAGCAATGCGGATTGCCACCAGATGTTTATAGCTACAGCATACTGATTGATGGGTTCTGCAAGAAAGGTGATGTAATTAAAGGCTACAATCTGTTTGTTGAAATGGTAAACCGTGGAATAATGCCTACAATGGTCAGCTGTAGCTCACTGTTGCATGGATTGTGTGGGATAGGAGAAGTAAAAACAGCAACAAAGTTGTTCCATGAGTTTGGGAATCAGGGTTATGAGCATGACCAAATTGCTTATAGCATCCTCATTGATGGGTACTGCCAGCATGGGGATTTGGCTGGTGCCTTTGCTCTCTGGGAGGACATGATTCAAAACCATTTTGTTCCAGATGTTTATAATTATACCAGTCTCATTTATGGTTACTGCAGACTTGGATGCTTGAAGGAAGCCTTGGAAACATTTCAACTCATGGTTGATAATGGGGTGATCCCCAATACTGTTACTTGCACTGTGATAATTGATGGGTTTTTCAAGGAACGATCCATAGTGGAagcttttatatttttaaataaaatgcaTGATCTGGGCATTATTCCCAATTCGTATACATATAAAGTTATCATCAATGGCCTTTGCAAAGAGAGAATACCAGATAGGGCATGGGAAGTTTTTGGAACTTTGATAAAGAGGGGGCCTGTTCCTGATGTTATTGTCTATAGCACCCTTATTGATGGTTTCACCAAAACATCAAACATGGAGATGGCTTTCATGTTGTATGATAGAATGTTAAAGGGAGGTATCACACCCAATATCTTTACTTATACAAGCCTTATAAATGGTCTCTGTCATGATGGACGACTTCCAGAAGCTACAAAATTGTTTGAAGAAATGATTGGAGTGGGCTTAATACCTGACACGATTGTTTTTACATCACTAATTGCTAATTATTGCAAGCGTAAAAATATGAAGAAGGCCGTGGAACTGTTCAGAAAAATGGAACGGAATGGCTTATCTCCTGATGTTTTCACATATACTTGTCTGATAGATGGATATAGCAAGTTACTTCAGATGGATATCGCAGTCTCACTGATGGATGAAATGATAAAAATTGGTCTCACTCCTAACGTGGTAACCTATACTGCTCTCATTACCGGATATCGCAAGATGGGAGACTGGGATAAAGCTTACAAGCTATATAAGATTATGATGAAGCAGGGTATTTTACCAGATGCTTCGGCTTGTCTGTCATTGGGGTTGGACTGTTGTGGAGAGGAGAACAGTTGAGCAGTCAAAGAAATATTATTGCTTTTTGCATGTGCGACTGTTCACATACCTGCCAactatttattctttttaagtAAGTTAGGATTGTTGTGTGATAAATAgccgagttttttttttcttaaaatttttgcaAGTGAGAGAATTAGATTACAATCATTACATAATATTTCAAAAAGTCTATGTTACAAAGTATTAAGTGAAACAGAAACATGAACGCATTTTACATTTGTTACTCTGAATGGAATGTCATGTTCATTATGTCTAATCTGGTTTCTGCAATTCATTGACAAGACACTTTTAAAGCTGTTGTATTTCTACTATGGGTGCATATAGTATCATCTAAATGGAATTTTTAGAGCCGGGAAAAGAGAAGATCACCTTAATTCACTCCTTGGATTTCCAAAAATAATAGAAAGCCAACCTATATTGATTCATAAGCATGGCATCATGGAGGCTTGTGAGTTGTTGGTAATGTTTAACAATTTTCTTGTTTGCAGGCGTATCTATAAAATAACATGTTCTGGCAAAGAAGCAGGCAGCGTGATGCAAGATGGCAGTTCTGGAGATCTGGACTCAAATCATCAAAGCCATATCCTCCTTGCCATCATTGTCAGAGCAGTGCTTTCTCAGGTGAATTTTTTTATACTATCTTTACTTATATTGATGTTTCAGACATTATTCTAATAATTTTTGCATAGGaaattttcttgtttgttttttttcctcatCATCTTTGAGGAAATTGGCACTAGCAAATGCTGTGCAGCTAGATCAGGATTTTTGGATGCTCATTCCCTGCAGTATCTATAAAGCGGATTATGCTATTTGAGTTGGAATTAATGtggattcttttacttcttTTCCTTCATACAGGCCTGGCCACCATCATCATTAAATCTTCCGATTTGTCAGGAAAGCTCCTTTCATTCACCACCATGGATGGCATTGACAATGATTATCAGAACCTAAATCTGTTCCAAGGTGGTTGGGAGTTGAGTTATAGAGAGGCTTTGCCTCCCCCTAGAAATGTGCCTTTACTGGAGGAAATGGCAGATTTTGTCAGAAGATACAATGCTTTCACATTATTACAGATGACCAAAATGAGGTGTATATCACCTGAGTTAtatgtttttatatattttttaagtctGCAATTGCAGGGTGCATAAAATACAGCACTATGTGAAGATAGTATATGTGCACTCCAGCATGAATCACCTTAATTATGCCTGCGAATGGCCTGTGGTCTTTAGTCTGCTAAGCATCTTCTCTTTCACTGTCCTGTTCTATGCGAGGCATGAATCTCCTGTCTGTCTGAAGAAAATAGTAGGTGCCCCTGACATGGTTATGCCCAATTGAGCATGTTTTGCAGATTTTAATGACCTTTTCTGATGTCATTACTAAGAATATTCTTCTTCACTATCTCTTTGCTTCATCTAAAGGCATCTTGATGTGCATCTGCTGATGATCTAAATAGACTTTATAGGCTATGTTTGAAGTAGTTCTAATGATTTAGTATTTTTCCTGCTCTATAGATGTCAGATCAGAAAGCTGATTGAGTCCACAGCCCCTGCAGAACCAGACTTGACTCTTAAAAGTTCATAAGTATGTTGTTATCCTACCATTTCTTAGCTGTACTGCATGATCAGTTTATGTTCTTGAACATATATTGAATAATGTCTTCATACAGAATTATTTATAAACTTTAATATTATGCCTCTGTCACTGCTGATAGCgactatatatattattattaccaacaacaaatGATTGCAAGATTCTGAGTTGGTTTGATACCAACAACAAATGATTGCGAGATTCTGAGTTGGTTTGGTTTTTCTTATCAGTATAAGAATATAAGGCATCGCTTTAAATGTTTATATCTATGCTCTTTTTGATTTGAAGATGAGTGTGTCCTTTTGCACCTGTGTTTGAACTGTTTGCTAAACTATGTATTGTTTCTCCTACCACTATGTAATGTCAATTTGTTTTGTTTAGTTTTCTTGAAAAATTGTGTTATCTAAGTTTCTAATCAAATACTATGATTGATCTTTAGATGCTGGCTTGTAATCTCAACGAAGGGAACCAACCTGCGGTTAGGAGGAGCTTAAAGGTAGACAATTGATGTCTGTAGGTCTGGGATGTTTGTTGTCAATCTTGAGAAGAAACCTTTTCTGGAATGGTCCATTCTGGTGCTCTGTCCTTCTTTCAATGGTGAAGAAGACAAAATGTCATTATGGTACAATCAGGATTATCTGTTGCTTATAATGTTAGCTCACACTCTTTTTGTAATCTGCATGTCAGACTAGCAAAATAGTTATGTTATTTCTTGCTTGAAACTTTCCAGTTCATTCTTTTATGACTTTCTTTAAGTGGCAGCTGGATTATATTCCACAACCTTAAAGTTGCATATATCCTTGTTAGCCAAGGTAGTTACCGAGCTCATACATGAAACTTCAGACGACATTTAATGTAAATGAAAGTTCTTTTTGGAAGTTTATATACTAAACCTTCAAGAAAACCAAAAAGATCTGTCATGTAATACCTACTCATTCTAAAAGCGGAAGGTTCCAGGTAAATGATCTCTATGGCAAAGTAAACAATTGATTCCCTGCAATTTAGtatcagcatttttttttcttgtcatactctcaaaatttttattgcttgcatttataaataatGTATGCTTTTTGGTCTTAGAGGTTGAGTTCTCTTGGGAAGGCTACTAGGAAGGATGTGGACCTGTTAGGACAAAATCTCTTGAGAAGActacttttttcttcttcttggctGAACTCTTAGGAAGGTTACTTGGAAGGATGTGGATCTGTTAGGACAAAAACCTGTTGAGAAGATAACACTCTCTCTTTTTGCTATTTGAGGCAGTCTGATgattttatgaaatcttttaaaGATAAAGAAACAACAATTGTTCCCTCTTCCTGCAGGCTGAAAGAGCTGCTTTGGAGATGCTAGACAAAGTGGTGATGCTTAGAAGGGTTTTATTGCTAgatgtttgaaattcaaattcttGTTGCAACAATCTACAAAAGTCCTACTTTTACAGTATCTAGCTTCCTCTCTTCTATATGCACTGAGTGGAACTACCAAGGTAGCTGGAAAATGTTAAGCCACTACTTAATGCTTGAAACAAGGTCCTTCGATGTTCTTGGTGAAAAAAACTGCTGCTCCGTATTTTTGTTTCTCCTCATACTGCGCGCTTGGATTCCCAGCAATATATCTTAATATTATCCTCTGGATCTTAATAGGGAACCGGAAAGTAGTATATAtagatatggatgtatctatctatatatatctgTATCCATATATTTATATCTAAATGCATAGATGAATGGATGGATAGATTTAGatatacatacgtacatatacACACTAAGCCTCCGAAATCATCTCAAACAGCCGTGACGTCAACGATATCATTACTTCAATCCGAGCCTCCAAAATCTTATTGTTATATCCGTTATCATAAAGTTTGATGTTTTTTGGGGGGAAgataaagtttgatgctttattTTGGGAGACGTTGATGTAAAGACTATAGTCATCTCATACAGCCACGGCGTCACCGATATCATAACATCAacgggaaaaaaaaggaaaagaaaattatatctGTACCTTCGCcatgaaagggaaaaagaatggAAGCAGGTTTCTTGCAAGGTGTCATGCAGGGAATCCAATGTTATCAGAAAGTAAGAACGTCGCTGTCCTCGTGacctaaaacaaaacaaaacaagagGCGGTGTTCCTCTCTTAAAATtccaagaagaagagaaattaCCAGATGCTAGATTTAATCGGCCATTGAATCATGGTCATTCctgccaaaaaaataaaaataatcacgGCCGTCCAGTAGACCAAGTATATCATATGGCAGCAATATTTACAAAAACCATAGCACAACAGCTGTGACTCTCCTTCTGTAATTTTAACTTGGcaaatcaaaaattattttttttattataagagATGATTCATACCATTTTAGTATAGGTATACCTAATAAGaccagaaaacaagaaattttgGAGCGCTCTAAGCAACTCTAATTTTTCAATTCACAAGATGGCTTCGGAATGATGAGCCACATACGATGCCATCCAGTCTATAACCTCATTTGTCTTTTGTAATGTAATTTTTTAAGTTGCAGAGCCTATATAAAATCGTTACTTTTTTTTAACAGAAATATACATGTAAGCTATGATTTGTCTACCTGAgcatttattttagaaaaattattaTATAGATATCAATAAAAACAAAAGTACAATATTGTTTGTTTatcaaatgaaaaatgatcATATCAAACTgataagaaaatttaaattcaaaaattgtatgtttatttcaaaataaaaaaaatcaaatattaattattattttttaaaagaatcaTTACTAAAAGATCCACTAGATATACATAGTCCATTATATAATGGAAGGTTGTTATAGTAGCTTCTTATAACACTAGAATGGCTGCTATATTAAATCTTCATTGCCACTAACTGCATCATTTGGATCATGTAGAATCTATTGTATAGTTTTGTATCTAATGTCATGGTAGATGTATTCTATATCAAATAATGAGCATGGGAGAAGGATGGGACAt is from Phoenix dactylifera cultivar Barhee BC4 chromosome 18, palm_55x_up_171113_PBpolish2nd_filt_p, whole genome shotgun sequence and encodes:
- the LOC103699010 gene encoding pentatricopeptide repeat-containing protein At3g22470, mitochondrial-like, producing MGVCLILGSAGIIDLEPYSMSRVQLGLVRRALLGKLPSLGLYSSASSLSCLHDQYFHPTPTTESTIAQRSITKSFDFYVGRGPTLFPFVAIVVHTLDWSIASETSFSEAVSKYGLGHSLESFAVLIQTFSSAGMHREVQYLIRSIVDYHKSVGSNLFGLLSSLVGLLDGVMSLLQAYEAVICVLAEASMLEDALETYLEAKRIGLKLSIPLCNFLLKSLVEKKEVEYARSLFHDMKSSSPSPNVYTYTIMMDLYTREETLDRDEADDILFDMERNGVSPNAVTYCTYIRGLCQAGDVDFAWNVLQDLRYKRLPYNDYCYNAVIYGFCQKGQLSKSLMVLDEMKQCGLPPDVYSYSILIDGFCKKGDVIKGYNLFVEMVNRGIMPTMVSCSSLLHGLCGIGEVKTATKLFHEFGNQGYEHDQIAYSILIDGYCQHGDLAGAFALWEDMIQNHFVPDVYNYTSLIYGYCRLGCLKEALETFQLMVDNGVIPNTVTCTVIIDGFFKERSIVEAFIFLNKMHDLGIIPNSYTYKVIINGLCKERIPDRAWEVFGTLIKRGPVPDVIVYSTLIDGFTKTSNMEMAFMLYDRMLKGGITPNIFTYTSLINGLCHDGRLPEATKLFEEMIGVGLIPDTIVFTSLIANYCKRKNMKKAVELFRKMERNGLSPDVFTYTCLIDGYSKLLQMDIAVSLMDEMIKIGLTPNVVTYTALITGYRKMGDWDKAYKLYKIMMKQGILPDASACLSLGLDCCGEENS